In the Nicotiana tabacum cultivar K326 chromosome 16, ASM71507v2, whole genome shotgun sequence genome, one interval contains:
- the LOC142170724 gene encoding uncharacterized protein LOC142170724 has product MYQQPNNPPPFPSQGPNSSSNVMGRIEMMFEQMMKKSADSDAQLSSHNTSIWNLEVQLGQISQSLNTRPKGALPSDTVVNPKGWNKHVMAVTTRSGRGGDVNASKQKQILSDDVELQEDEVPLVVENVIDDYVNEEVRIDIQDAEVETQNDVNPSREHIIDMPEPVVPKDKALLPRPTPPYPQRLAKQKNENQFKKFIDMMKSLSINVPLVEALEQMPGYAKFMKDLVTKKQSMNCETIKMTHQVSAIVHSMAAKLEDPGAFTIPCTIGSADFAKALCDLGASINLMPYSVFKTLGIGQPRPTSMRLQMADRTMKRPLGIIDDVLIRVDKFILPADFVILDCEVDYEVPIILGRPFLDMGKVLVDVESGVLIFQVGDEKVVFHVCNSMKQPNSTEMCSFVNLVIAVIVDDTSAMNNVEDPLEVVLLNLDVNDDEG; this is encoded by the coding sequence atgtaccaacaaccgaacaatccacccccatttccatctcaaggtcccaATTCTTCTAGCAATgttatggggagaattgaaatgatgttcgaacagatgatgaaaaagagtgCGGATTCTGATGCTCAAttgtcttcccacaatacctcgatttggaatttggaggttcagttaggccaaatctcacagtccttgaatactcgccctaagggtgctctaccaagtgatacggtagtgaacccgaagggttgGAACAAacatgttatggcggtaactacaaggagtggacgaggcggtgatgtgaatgcctccaagcaaaagcaaattttgagtgatgatgttgagttgcaagaagatgaagttcctttggtggttgaaaatgtgattgatgactatgtgaatgaagaagtgaggattgatattcaagatgccgaggtggaaactcaaaatgatgtgaacccgtctagggagcacataatagacatgccagagccggttgtgcctaaagacAAGGCTCTTTTGCCAAGGCCaactccaccttatcctcaaaggctcgcgaagcagaaaaatgagaatcagtttaaaaagttcattgacatgatgaagagcttatccattaatgtgcctttagtggaggctcttgaacaaatgccgggctatgctaaattcatgaaggacttggtgacaaagaagcagtctatgaattgtgaaactataaagatgactcaccaagttagtgcaatagtgcattcaatggccgcaaagcttgaagatcccggtgctttcaccattccttgcactattgggagtgcggattttgctaaggctctatgcgatttgggggctagtatcaatttgatgccctactcagttttcaagactttgggtattgggcaaccgaggccgacttccatgagattacaaatggcggatagaacgatgaagagaccattgggtattattgatgatgtgcttatcCGGGtagacaaatttatcttgccagctgactttgtgatcttggactgcgaggtggattatgaagttcctatcatattggggagacctttccttgataTGGGGAAAGTCTTAGTTGATGTGGAATCAGGGGTACTCATCTTCcaagtgggtgatgaaaaagtggtctttcatgtgtgcaactcaatgaagcagcccaacagtaccgagATGTGCTCTTTTGTGAACCTTGTCAtagcagtgatagttgatgacaccagtgcaatgaataatgtggaggacccattggaggtcgtattgttgaatcttgatgtcaatgatgatgagggctga